The Flammeovirgaceae bacterium genome contains a region encoding:
- the atpG gene encoding ATP synthase F1 subunit gamma, producing MPSLKEVKTRISSVVSTQQITKAMKMVAAAKLRKSQDRILQMRPFAQKLSVILQNLSAAQTNEPTDNWYSKARPESNVLIVAISSDRGLCGSFNTNVYKGVQRVIEEKYAAQFKQGGVSILPIGKKANEYFTKRKYRVVNDYAGLFSHLSFESVSGIADYLMATFRSGKYDKIEIVYNEFKNVATQILRTEQYLPVVQQASTSTQTTDYIYQPNNTQVLEGLIPKSLKVQLFKSVLDSNAAENGARMTAMDKATENAGEILKELRLSYNRTRQAAITKEILEIVGGAEALKAS from the coding sequence ATGCCCAGCTTAAAAGAAGTTAAAACACGCATCAGTTCGGTGGTCTCTACCCAGCAGATCACCAAAGCCATGAAAATGGTGGCTGCTGCGAAACTCCGCAAGTCGCAGGATCGCATTTTACAGATGCGCCCGTTTGCTCAGAAGCTTTCGGTTATTCTTCAAAATCTTTCTGCTGCCCAAACCAATGAACCAACCGATAACTGGTATAGCAAGGCACGGCCTGAAAGCAATGTGCTCATAGTTGCCATCAGTTCTGATCGCGGGCTGTGCGGTTCCTTTAATACCAATGTTTACAAGGGCGTTCAGCGTGTAATTGAAGAAAAGTATGCTGCACAGTTTAAGCAAGGCGGGGTAAGCATATTGCCTATAGGTAAAAAGGCCAATGAATATTTCACCAAGCGCAAATACCGTGTGGTGAATGACTATGCCGGACTGTTTAGCCATCTGTCGTTCGAATCGGTTTCGGGTATTGCCGATTACCTGATGGCCACTTTTCGTTCGGGTAAATACGATAAGATTGAAATTGTGTACAACGAATTCAAGAATGTAGCTACACAAATTCTCCGTACCGAGCAGTACCTTCCGGTGGTTCAGCAGGCTTCAACATCAACCCAAACAACGGATTATATTTACCAGCCCAACAACACCCAAGTACTTGAAGGCCTTATACCCAAATCACTGAAGGTCCAGTTGTTTAAATCCGTACTGGACTCTAACGCGGCTGAAAACGGTGCGCGCATGACGGCCATGGATAAGGCCACAGAAAATGCCGGTGAGATTCTGAAAGAACTTCGGCTAAGCTACAACCGTACCCGCCAGGCTGCTATTACAAAAGAAATCCTCGAAATTGTTGGCGGTGCCGAAGCGTTGAAGGCCTCCTGA
- a CDS encoding NADP-dependent isocitrate dehydrogenase has product MNRITIARGDGIGPEIMDATLEVLIAAGAQLKIDEIEVGEKVYLSGNSSGIAPEAWDIIRKNKIFLKAPITTPQGGGYKSLNVTTRKFLGLYANIRPCRSFHPFISTKHPVMDVVIVRENEEDLYAGIEHQQTDEVVQCLKLISRPGCEKIIRYAFEFALQQGRKKVTCFTKDNIMKQTDGMFHKVFDEIAKEYPSLENEHWIVDIGAAKLADTPEAFDVVVMPNLYGDVLSDVAAQISGSVGLAGSANIGEECAMFEAIHGSAPRRAGQNVANPSGLLQGAVMMLNHIGQTDVAEQVQNAWLKTIEDGIHTYDIYSEGRSRKKVGTKEFAQAIISNLGEKPKSLMPVTYAGKKALQLPKYQRKEPAKKELVGVDLFVHWGGTDPNELARKLQTVKSQSATLQLITNRGIKVYPNGFPETFCTDHWRCRFMPAGGNAIKPTEIIELLQRAVQTGVDVVKTENLYHFDGKPAFSLGQGQ; this is encoded by the coding sequence ATGAACCGGATTACAATTGCCCGAGGTGATGGTATTGGACCTGAAATAATGGACGCTACGCTGGAGGTACTTATAGCCGCAGGTGCTCAACTGAAAATTGACGAGATTGAAGTGGGTGAAAAAGTTTACCTCTCAGGAAACTCCTCAGGCATTGCCCCCGAAGCCTGGGACATCATCCGTAAAAACAAAATTTTCCTTAAAGCGCCTATTACCACCCCACAGGGTGGAGGCTACAAAAGCCTGAACGTAACAACCCGGAAGTTTCTGGGGCTGTATGCCAACATCAGGCCATGCCGGAGTTTTCATCCCTTTATATCAACCAAGCACCCGGTAATGGATGTGGTTATTGTACGCGAAAACGAAGAAGATCTATACGCGGGCATTGAGCACCAGCAAACTGATGAAGTTGTACAGTGCCTGAAGCTCATCAGCCGGCCTGGTTGTGAGAAAATCATCCGGTATGCTTTTGAATTTGCCCTTCAGCAGGGAAGGAAAAAGGTAACCTGTTTTACCAAAGACAACATCATGAAGCAAACCGATGGCATGTTTCACAAAGTCTTTGATGAAATCGCCAAAGAATATCCTTCACTTGAAAACGAACATTGGATTGTAGACATAGGGGCAGCCAAGCTAGCCGATACACCGGAAGCCTTCGATGTGGTGGTTATGCCTAACCTTTACGGTGATGTGCTTTCTGATGTAGCCGCCCAGATTTCCGGTTCTGTCGGACTGGCCGGCTCAGCCAACATTGGGGAAGAATGCGCCATGTTCGAAGCCATTCATGGTTCAGCTCCACGCAGAGCCGGCCAGAATGTGGCCAACCCTTCAGGCCTGTTGCAGGGAGCCGTGATGATGCTCAATCACATCGGCCAGACGGATGTGGCAGAACAGGTGCAAAACGCCTGGCTCAAAACCATCGAAGATGGTATCCATACTTACGACATCTATTCGGAAGGAAGGAGTCGTAAAAAAGTTGGAACAAAAGAGTTTGCCCAGGCCATTATCAGCAACCTGGGTGAAAAGCCAAAAAGCCTGATGCCCGTTACATATGCCGGTAAAAAGGCGCTTCAGTTACCAAAGTACCAGCGGAAGGAACCGGCAAAGAAAGAATTGGTGGGTGTCGATTTGTTTGTTCACTGGGGCGGAACGGACCCAAATGAACTTGCCCGGAAATTACAAACCGTAAAATCTCAATCGGCTACACTTCAGCTAATAACAAATCGGGGAATAAAAGTGTACCCGAATGGATTTCCGGAGACATTCTGTACAGACCATTGGCGATGCCGGTTCATGCCTGCTGGCGGAAACGCCATTAAACCAACCGAAATAATTGAGCTGCTTCAAAGAGCGGTGCAAACAGGCGTTGATGTTGTGAAAACCGAAAACCTATACCACTTCGATGGAAAACCTGCATTCTCACTCGGCCAGGGACAATAA
- the atpB gene encoding F0F1 ATP synthase subunit A, protein MSVFLLKSTRFSTLLALVIFGFLREARAAEPADSTKAFNASEVILHHVMDDHIWHFWDGHYGTLYLPIIVYSQEKGLDIFSSRNFYDEHHNVVEYNGYKLEHNHIYRADTGKAVFDISITKNVAMLFINAALLVLVFLTVAGRYQKNSGKAPSGIQSFFEPIIVFVRDEIVKPNIGHHYEKYLPYLLTLFFFILFGNLLGLLPGAGNMTGNIAVTLTLAVFTFIITNVSGNKSYWGHIFWTPGVPLPLRIVILPVEIIGLFTKPFSLTIRLFVAITAGHIVILSLICLTFIFGSIYVGLASTLMVLFINLIELLVAGIQAYVFTLFTSLYIGMATAEHEHH, encoded by the coding sequence ATGAGCGTTTTTCTCTTAAAAAGCACCCGATTTTCAACACTCTTAGCTCTTGTGATTTTTGGCTTTTTGCGGGAAGCACGGGCTGCTGAACCGGCCGACAGCACAAAAGCTTTTAATGCCAGTGAAGTAATACTCCATCACGTTATGGATGATCACATCTGGCATTTCTGGGACGGGCACTACGGCACACTTTATTTGCCAATAATTGTGTATTCGCAGGAGAAAGGTTTGGATATTTTTTCATCGCGGAATTTTTATGATGAACATCACAACGTGGTAGAATATAATGGGTATAAGCTTGAGCATAACCACATTTACCGGGCTGATACAGGAAAAGCAGTGTTTGACATCTCCATTACCAAGAATGTGGCCATGTTGTTTATCAATGCTGCGCTCCTGGTGCTGGTCTTTTTAACGGTGGCTGGTCGGTATCAAAAAAATTCAGGCAAAGCTCCGTCCGGCATCCAGTCGTTTTTTGAACCCATTATTGTATTTGTTCGGGATGAGATAGTTAAGCCCAACATCGGGCATCATTACGAAAAGTACCTGCCTTATCTGTTAACGCTTTTCTTCTTCATCTTATTTGGCAACCTGTTGGGACTTTTACCCGGAGCAGGAAACATGACCGGCAACATTGCGGTTACGCTTACGCTTGCCGTGTTTACGTTCATCATCACCAATGTTAGCGGAAACAAAAGTTATTGGGGACACATTTTCTGGACCCCCGGTGTACCGCTTCCGCTTCGTATTGTTATTCTGCCCGTTGAGATCATCGGCTTATTTACCAAGCCGTTTTCACTCACCATTCGTTTATTCGTGGCGATTACGGCCGGGCACATTGTTATTTTGAGTTTAATATGTTTAACGTTCATCTTCGGCAGCATTTACGTTGGACTGGCATCCACACTGATGGTGTTGTTTATTAACCTGATTGAATTGCTGGTGGCGGGAATTCAGGCGTATGTATTTACCCTGTTCACCTCGCTGTACATCGGAATGGCCACAGCCGAGCATGAACATCATTAA
- a CDS encoding sodium-dependent bicarbonate transport family permease: MNVQLLLENLTNPALLFFVLGILAVTFRSDLQIPPNSSKFISLYLLFSIGFKGGQELAHESFSFEIVWSILFGLAASFLIPVYTYFILRNRFSVYDSGAIAAAYGSISAVTFVTATTYLEAHQLTLQGHMVAVMALMEAPAIISGLLLINFFSGNGYQQFSKRKAVCHSLTNGSVFLIIGSLVIGLLASEEQAQGIKPFTTDIFKGFLAIFLLDMGIESGRNLKSLFSFGWFPILFSVFIPLINGCLFAYLSGFITPDVSNRFIFAILTASASYIAVPAAMKVSVPQANPGLYLPMALAITFPINITIGMPLYYAIVNQ; this comes from the coding sequence ATGAATGTTCAACTACTCCTCGAAAACCTTACCAATCCGGCCCTTCTTTTTTTTGTGTTGGGCATCCTGGCGGTAACCTTTCGCAGCGACCTGCAAATTCCTCCAAACTCTTCCAAGTTTATCTCGCTTTACCTGCTCTTTTCCATTGGCTTTAAAGGAGGACAGGAATTGGCCCATGAGTCGTTTTCGTTTGAAATTGTCTGGTCAATTCTGTTCGGCTTAGCGGCCTCCTTTTTAATACCGGTGTACACTTATTTTATCTTGCGTAACCGGTTTTCAGTTTATGATTCGGGAGCAATTGCGGCCGCTTATGGTTCAATAAGCGCAGTTACTTTTGTTACCGCAACAACGTACCTGGAAGCACACCAATTAACCTTACAAGGTCACATGGTTGCTGTTATGGCGCTGATGGAAGCGCCTGCAATCATTAGCGGGCTTTTATTAATTAATTTCTTTTCCGGTAACGGGTATCAGCAATTCAGCAAACGAAAAGCAGTTTGCCATTCACTCACCAATGGCAGCGTGTTCTTAATTATTGGCAGCCTGGTCATCGGATTGCTGGCTAGCGAAGAGCAGGCACAGGGAATCAAGCCCTTCACAACGGATATCTTCAAAGGATTTCTAGCCATCTTCCTGCTGGACATGGGTATTGAAAGCGGGCGAAATCTTAAATCGCTCTTTTCTTTTGGCTGGTTTCCGATACTCTTTTCGGTGTTCATCCCCCTCATTAACGGTTGTTTATTTGCCTACCTGAGCGGCTTTATAACCCCCGATGTATCCAACCGGTTTATTTTCGCCATACTTACGGCAAGTGCATCTTACATAGCTGTTCCTGCCGCCATGAAAGTGAGTGTACCACAGGCCAACCCCGGACTTTATCTGCCTATGGCGCTGGCGATAACTTTCCCTATCAACATCACCATCGGTATGCCGCTTTATTATGCCATCGTCAACCAATGA
- a CDS encoding amidohydrolase: MKKQVLLLLVSFVSVYTWAQTAIKSKDLPAVKKLAMARIDKQYDTYKQAALNIWKYSEVGYKEYKSTAQLQELLTKNGFTVEAGVAGIPTAFVATYGSGKPVIGILAEFDALPGLSQEAVPEKKADPSRAAGHACGHHLFGVASVAAAIEMKETMMQTGLKGTIKVYGTPAEEGGAGKVYMVREKFFDGVDVVMHWHPGNRNAANPSTSLANVSAKFRFHGTSAHAAGAPERGRSALDAVEAMNYMVNMMREHIPSDTRIHYIITAGGEAPNVVPDFAEVYYYARHPKRDVLAGIFDRIKKIADAAAMGTETRVEYEIIGGVYDLLPNEPLARLMHANLTTVGGVTYTPEELEFGKKIQQSLIGTSPALSTASTVDPFKTDAQGSGGSTDVGDVSYVVPTVGLVTATWVPGVPAHSWQAVACGGVDIGIKGMMVAAKTLALTGIDLLNDGTQIQKAKEDYQKRIGPDFKYSALIGDRKPALDYRDK, from the coding sequence ATGAAAAAGCAAGTACTTCTTCTTTTAGTTTCTTTTGTTTCAGTTTATACCTGGGCCCAAACCGCAATAAAGTCAAAGGATTTGCCTGCGGTTAAAAAGTTGGCCATGGCCCGTATCGACAAACAATATGATACCTATAAGCAGGCTGCATTAAACATCTGGAAGTATTCAGAAGTGGGGTATAAAGAATACAAAAGCACAGCCCAGTTGCAGGAGTTGTTGACTAAAAACGGTTTTACCGTTGAAGCCGGTGTGGCTGGCATACCAACAGCTTTTGTTGCTACTTATGGATCAGGTAAACCGGTAATTGGTATTCTTGCTGAATTTGATGCGCTGCCGGGCCTTTCGCAGGAAGCAGTTCCTGAAAAAAAGGCCGATCCCTCACGCGCAGCCGGGCATGCCTGCGGCCATCACCTGTTTGGTGTTGCTTCGGTTGCGGCTGCCATTGAGATGAAAGAAACTATGATGCAAACCGGGTTAAAAGGAACCATTAAAGTGTATGGCACCCCGGCCGAAGAAGGCGGTGCCGGTAAAGTGTACATGGTACGCGAAAAATTCTTTGATGGCGTGGATGTTGTGATGCACTGGCATCCGGGCAACCGCAATGCCGCCAACCCGTCAACTTCGCTGGCCAATGTTTCGGCCAAGTTCAGGTTTCATGGTACCTCCGCTCATGCGGCCGGTGCCCCTGAGCGCGGCCGGTCTGCACTTGATGCGGTAGAAGCCATGAATTACATGGTTAACATGATGAGAGAACATATCCCTTCTGATACCCGAATCCACTACATCATTACAGCCGGTGGCGAAGCGCCCAACGTAGTACCCGATTTTGCCGAAGTGTATTACTATGCCCGTCATCCTAAACGCGATGTACTGGCCGGCATTTTTGATCGGATTAAAAAAATTGCTGATGCAGCAGCCATGGGCACTGAAACACGTGTGGAGTACGAAATTATCGGAGGCGTTTATGATTTACTCCCCAACGAACCACTGGCTCGCCTGATGCATGCTAACCTTACAACGGTGGGCGGTGTTACCTATACGCCCGAAGAATTGGAGTTTGGAAAAAAAATTCAGCAATCACTTATCGGCACCAGCCCGGCATTATCAACAGCTTCAACGGTTGATCCTTTTAAAACAGACGCGCAAGGTAGTGGCGGCTCTACCGATGTAGGCGATGTAAGTTACGTGGTGCCTACCGTTGGCCTGGTAACAGCCACCTGGGTACCCGGTGTGCCGGCCCACAGCTGGCAGGCGGTGGCTTGCGGTGGTGTCGATATCGGGATTAAAGGAATGATGGTGGCCGCAAAAACACTGGCCCTGACCGGTATTGATTTATTGAATGACGGTACGCAAATCCAAAAAGCGAAGGAAGATTATCAAAAGCGCATAGGCCCTGATTTTAAATACTCAGCGCTGATTGGTGATCGAAAGCCTGCATTGGATTACCGCGATAAGTAA
- a CDS encoding F0F1 ATP synthase subunit B — protein MDLLTPGTGLILWQAIVFILLFILLSKLAWKPILNSLKERETSIQNALDTADKARAEMSQLKADNEKLLKEAREERDKILKEAREASNRLKEEAQMEAKKSADKIIDDARQAIQIEKQAALKDVKIQVALFSLQIAEKLMKKNLADDKTQKELVESYLKDLKIN, from the coding sequence ATGGATCTTTTAACTCCCGGAACCGGATTAATACTGTGGCAGGCCATTGTATTCATTCTGCTGTTCATTCTCTTGTCTAAACTGGCGTGGAAGCCCATTCTTAATTCATTAAAAGAGCGGGAAACTTCAATTCAAAACGCCCTCGACACGGCTGATAAAGCACGGGCAGAAATGAGCCAGCTTAAGGCAGATAACGAAAAGTTATTAAAAGAAGCCCGCGAAGAACGCGATAAGATTTTAAAAGAAGCCCGCGAAGCATCAAACCGACTGAAAGAAGAGGCACAAATGGAAGCCAAAAAGTCGGCCGACAAAATTATTGATGATGCCCGACAGGCCATCCAGATTGAAAAACAGGCTGCATTAAAAGACGTGAAGATCCAGGTGGCCCTGTTCTCGCTTCAAATAGCCGAAAAGCTGATGAAGAAAAACCTGGCCGATGATAAAACGCAAAAGGAACTGGTAGAAAGTTACCTGAAAGATTTGAAGATTAACTAA
- the atpH gene encoding ATP synthase F1 subunit delta: MADSRVAYRYVKSLLHLAVDQHALDEVHNDMILFNQVCERNRAFTLMLRNPVIKHDKKKEILDTVFKGKVHKLTLAIFDIITRKNREPLLPEIARQFHNAYNEYRGIVQATVATAVPLDKKLREEFEAIVKKISDKKKVEVVEKVDKEMIGGFVLTVDDKQIDASIHNQLKALQREFSQNPYIKEF, translated from the coding sequence ATGGCCGACTCACGGGTTGCATATCGCTACGTAAAATCACTGCTCCACCTGGCCGTTGACCAGCATGCATTGGATGAAGTACATAACGACATGATACTGTTCAACCAGGTATGCGAACGCAACCGGGCTTTTACCCTAATGCTGCGCAACCCGGTTATTAAGCACGATAAAAAGAAAGAAATTCTGGACACGGTTTTTAAAGGTAAAGTACACAAATTAACCCTCGCGATTTTTGACATTATTACCCGTAAAAACCGCGAACCTTTGCTGCCTGAAATTGCCCGACAATTCCATAATGCCTACAACGAATACAGGGGCATTGTGCAGGCAACGGTAGCCACTGCTGTACCTCTTGATAAAAAGTTACGCGAAGAATTTGAAGCCATCGTAAAGAAAATAAGCGACAAGAAAAAAGTTGAAGTGGTTGAGAAGGTGGACAAGGAAATGATTGGAGGATTTGTGCTTACGGTTGACGATAAGCAGATTGATGCCTCTATCCATAACCAGTTAAAGGCATTGCAAAGAGAGTTTAGTCAGAATCCCTATATAAAGGAATTTTAG
- a CDS encoding F0F1 ATP synthase subunit alpha gives MAEIRPEEVSAILREQLAQARTDAQLEEVGTVLTVGDGVARIYGLTQAQSGELLEFENGLRAMVLNLEEDNVGAVLFGDSKGVHEGDTVKRTGKIASVLVGDGMLSRVVDTLGEPVDGKGPLKGELFEMPMERKAPGVIYRQPVNEPLQTGIKAIDSMIPIGRGQRELIIGDRQTGKTAVAIDTIINQKEFYEQGKPVYCIYVAIGQKGSTVAQVAAALEKAGALPYTIIVSATASDPAPMQFFAPFTGAAIGEYFRDTGRPALVIYDDLSKQAVAYREVSLLLRRPPGREAYPGDIFYLHSRLLERAAKIINDDSVAKNMNDLPPSLKSKVKGGGSLTALPIIETQAGDVSAYIPTNVISITDGQIFLETNLFNSGIRPAINVGISVSRVGGAAQIKSMKKVAGTLKLDQAQFRELEAFAKFGSDLDAATKLTIERGRRNTEVLKQDQYAPVPVEEQVAIIAASTRGYLDKVPVNKVRQFEKEFLDLMRSSYRSVLNNLRAGKLEDSDLETIKKTALELAAKY, from the coding sequence ATGGCAGAAATCAGACCTGAAGAAGTATCAGCAATATTACGCGAACAACTCGCACAGGCACGCACCGATGCGCAACTGGAAGAAGTGGGCACGGTACTTACCGTGGGTGATGGCGTGGCCCGCATTTATGGGCTAACTCAGGCCCAGTCAGGTGAATTGCTCGAATTTGAAAATGGCCTCCGCGCCATGGTGCTCAACCTGGAAGAAGACAATGTAGGAGCCGTATTGTTTGGCGATTCGAAAGGCGTACACGAAGGCGATACGGTTAAGCGAACCGGAAAAATTGCTTCGGTACTGGTTGGCGATGGCATGCTGAGCCGCGTAGTGGATACCCTTGGTGAGCCCGTAGATGGCAAAGGCCCGCTGAAAGGCGAATTGTTCGAAATGCCCATGGAGCGAAAAGCCCCCGGTGTAATTTACCGTCAGCCGGTAAATGAACCGCTGCAAACCGGTATTAAAGCCATCGACTCTATGATTCCGATTGGCCGTGGCCAACGCGAGCTTATCATCGGAGATCGGCAAACCGGCAAAACCGCTGTAGCGATTGACACCATTATTAATCAGAAAGAATTTTATGAACAGGGTAAACCGGTGTATTGCATTTATGTTGCCATCGGTCAAAAGGGCTCAACGGTTGCCCAGGTGGCTGCTGCTCTGGAAAAAGCCGGTGCACTTCCGTACACCATTATTGTATCAGCCACAGCTTCCGATCCGGCACCGATGCAGTTCTTTGCACCATTTACCGGTGCGGCAATTGGTGAATATTTCCGCGATACGGGCCGCCCCGCATTGGTAATTTACGATGACCTCTCCAAGCAGGCAGTTGCTTACCGCGAAGTGTCGTTGCTGTTAAGACGACCACCGGGACGCGAAGCATACCCGGGCGATATTTTTTACCTGCACTCACGCCTGCTTGAGCGTGCTGCCAAAATCATTAATGACGACAGTGTAGCCAAAAATATGAATGACCTGCCCCCGTCTCTGAAATCAAAGGTAAAAGGAGGAGGATCGTTAACCGCTTTGCCCATTATCGAAACCCAGGCGGGTGACGTTTCGGCTTACATTCCCACCAACGTGATTTCCATTACCGATGGGCAGATATTCCTGGAAACCAACTTGTTCAACTCGGGTATCCGTCCGGCTATTAACGTAGGTATTTCGGTGTCGCGCGTAGGGGGTGCTGCCCAGATCAAATCCATGAAAAAAGTAGCCGGTACGCTTAAGCTTGACCAGGCGCAGTTCCGCGAGCTGGAAGCCTTCGCAAAATTCGGTTCTGATTTAGATGCCGCCACGAAGTTGACCATCGAGCGCGGAAGACGAAACACCGAAGTCCTGAAGCAGGATCAGTATGCGCCTGTTCCGGTTGAAGAGCAGGTAGCTATTATTGCAGCCTCCACCCGCGGCTATCTGGACAAGGTGCCGGTAAATAAGGTGCGCCAGTTTGAAAAGGAATTCCTTGATCTGATGCGCTCCAGTTACCGCAGTGTACTGAATAACCTGCGTGCCGGTAAGCTGGAGGATTCGGATTTGGAAACGATTAAAAAAACCGCCCTGGAACTGGCTGCTAAATATTAA
- a CDS encoding VTT domain-containing protein has protein sequence MQQEETKSGFLLKNLLRGLLWFAVIITVFILAEEYIQTTFHKDIDALQDKPIILFLVFFASEVLFGLVPPEFFMLVWILHKVSLLQFVINLIILTVISYLAGVIGYLIGSNFSKTTAYKKLHVRYLMQYDAQLKRYGAFLVIVAAITPIPYSATCMLAGSVNLPFKQFLLISISRVVRFAAYGYMVWSFPNWFSA, from the coding sequence ATGCAACAGGAAGAAACCAAATCGGGCTTTTTATTAAAAAACCTGTTGCGCGGGTTACTCTGGTTTGCTGTAATTATTACTGTCTTCATTCTGGCTGAAGAATATATTCAAACCACTTTTCATAAAGATATTGACGCACTGCAGGATAAGCCAATTATTCTTTTTCTGGTATTTTTTGCTTCTGAAGTGTTGTTTGGCCTGGTGCCTCCGGAATTTTTTATGTTGGTGTGGATACTACACAAAGTTTCGTTGTTACAGTTTGTAATTAATCTTATTATCCTTACCGTTATTTCCTATTTAGCCGGAGTAATTGGCTACCTGATAGGAAGCAACTTTTCGAAAACAACCGCTTATAAAAAATTGCACGTCCGGTATCTGATGCAATATGATGCCCAACTAAAACGCTATGGCGCCTTTCTGGTAATAGTGGCCGCCATAACACCGATACCCTATTCAGCAACCTGCATGCTGGCCGGCAGCGTAAACCTTCCGTTTAAGCAGTTTTTGCTCATTAGCATTTCGCGGGTGGTTCGGTTTGCCGCCTATGGGTACATGGTTTGGTCGTTTCCAAACTGGTTTTCAGCCTGA
- the atpE gene encoding ATP synthase F0 subunit C, giving the protein MLLSLLLDMSFAIMGAGIGAGLAAIGAGIGIGRIGGSAMEGMARQPEASGKIQGAMLVIAALIEVAALFALVICLMVALG; this is encoded by the coding sequence ATGTTATTATCACTTTTGTTAGACATGAGTTTTGCAATCATGGGCGCTGGCATTGGTGCCGGGCTGGCAGCGATTGGCGCTGGCATTGGTATCGGCCGCATTGGTGGCTCAGCGATGGAAGGTATGGCCCGCCAGCCGGAAGCTTCCGGCAAAATTCAAGGTGCAATGCTGGTAATTGCCGCCCTCATTGAAGTGGCTGCCCTGTTTGCACTGGTTATTTGCCTGATGGTGGCATTAGGCTAA
- a CDS encoding PAS domain S-box protein: protein MQELSPGFPAVFFTCAVCADGSARLLSLTDNCEAVLGVKPGELLDTYSSCESVIFSGDLENFKSTIADALQNKSPWSWIGRIQVKNTIRWIEIRTGLPAPLDELQYQGFILDITERKWQEEERLKKNEALFTKLFNTVPLAVVMLDVNGKVLLVNRGFNEMFGYELIELRGKNLNDFIVPEKLQNEGIDLNNLIASNNLISVETTRKHKSGRLVDVILYGVPVTLDDKAIGIYGVYVDISERKKIEEELKTRNTELDNFVYKVSHDLRAPLSSILGLINLSKLPGNTDDLRTYFQVIEKKVHDLDHFISDVLSHSKNLKMVVSISKIDLKSIIAKTFADLSYLPGANEVELTTRVSEQEFYSDPWRISEIFRNLISNAIKYRQPQTAKAMVHVAVEITPAEATIVFADNGIGISEEDQDKIFDMFYRATERSDGSGIGLYIVKNAVEKLGGKIAVSSKVGFGTTFTIKLPNARADQGAGSFFQFANKKS from the coding sequence ATGCAGGAACTTTCTCCCGGTTTTCCGGCTGTATTTTTTACATGTGCCGTCTGTGCGGATGGTTCGGCAAGATTGTTGTCGCTAACGGATAACTGCGAGGCAGTTTTGGGTGTAAAGCCTGGTGAATTGCTTGATACCTATTCATCATGCGAAAGCGTGATCTTTTCAGGCGACCTCGAAAATTTTAAATCAACCATTGCAGATGCGCTTCAAAACAAAAGCCCATGGAGTTGGATAGGACGAATTCAGGTAAAGAATACCATTCGCTGGATAGAAATCCGTACAGGCCTCCCTGCCCCATTGGATGAGTTACAGTATCAGGGCTTCATCCTTGATATAACTGAGCGTAAGTGGCAGGAAGAAGAGCGGTTGAAAAAAAATGAGGCCCTGTTTACGAAGTTATTCAATACCGTGCCACTGGCCGTAGTGATGCTGGATGTTAACGGCAAAGTACTGTTGGTGAACCGCGGCTTTAACGAAATGTTTGGTTATGAACTAATCGAGTTGCGGGGCAAGAACCTGAACGATTTTATTGTTCCTGAAAAACTTCAAAACGAAGGCATTGATCTGAACAACCTGATTGCATCGAATAACCTGATAAGTGTTGAAACCACCCGCAAGCATAAATCCGGCAGGCTGGTGGATGTTATCCTGTATGGTGTTCCGGTTACACTTGACGATAAGGCTATCGGTATTTATGGCGTTTATGTGGATATCTCCGAGCGAAAGAAGATCGAAGAAGAACTAAAAACCCGAAATACCGAACTGGATAATTTTGTGTATAAAGTTTCGCACGATTTGCGGGCTCCGTTATCGTCAATTCTGGGATTGATAAACCTTTCAAAATTACCCGGCAATACCGATGATCTCCGGACCTATTTTCAGGTTATTGAAAAGAAAGTACACGATCTGGATCATTTCATCAGCGATGTGCTGAGCCACAGCAAAAACCTGAAAATGGTGGTGAGTATCAGCAAAATCGATCTCAAATCAATCATCGCAAAGACCTTTGCTGATTTGAGTTACCTGCCCGGGGCCAACGAAGTTGAATTAACCACCCGTGTGTCGGAGCAGGAATTTTACAGCGACCCATGGCGAATATCAGAAATCTTCCGTAACCTCATTTCCAACGCAATAAAATACAGGCAGCCGCAAACCGCTAAAGCGATGGTGCATGTTGCTGTTGAAATTACACCGGCCGAGGCAACCATTGTTTTTGCTGATAATGGAATTGGTATCAGCGAGGAAGACCAGGATAAAATATTTGATATGTTTTACCGGGCAACCGAGCGGTCGGATGGCTCCGGTATCGGATTGTATATTGTTAAAAATGCCGTTGAAAAACTGGGCGGTAAAATTGCTGTTTCCAGTAAAGTAGGATTTGGCACTACATTTACCATTAAGTTGCCCAACGCCCGGGCCGACCAGGGGGCAGGCTCCTTCTTTCAATTTGCAAACAAGAAATCATGA